A genomic region of Chelonia mydas isolate rCheMyd1 chromosome 9, rCheMyd1.pri.v2, whole genome shotgun sequence contains the following coding sequences:
- the LOC119567072 gene encoding alkaline phosphatase-like, with protein MSSVQHLATAGICVYLCLAVRLAAAPASLEDEKAPAYWNERARRTLESALNLAPVTRRAKNIILFLGDGMGISTISAARIYKGQLAGGPGEDSQLAMETFPYVALAKTYNVDRQVPDSAGTGTAYLCGVKANAKTLGVSAAAVYGKCNTTWGNEVYSVLHRAKQSGKSVGIVTTTRVQHASPGASYAHVVNREWYSDADLPKEAIRQGCKDIAYQLVHNTDINVILGGGRMYMTPRRTPDPEYPTDPKQSGTRKDGLDLVERWLSGKEGARYVWDKKGLDAVDENSTDYLLGLFEPKDMKYELNRDAGTDPSIVEMTEKAIRILRRNPRGFFLFVEGGRIDHGHHSSRAKQALSEAVMLDRAVARAAWLTHASETLTVVTADHSHVFSFGGSTPRGNSIFGLAPKKAEDKRSYTSILYGNGPGYAIANGSRPDVSSLPIEDKDYRQQAAVPLDTETHAGEDVAIMAKGPMAHLFHGVQEQNYVAHVLAYAGGLEPYHTGPECLAPSCRSGSPGLSQPPSLLLLALGLASLLLTARL; from the exons ATGAGCTCAGTGCAACACCTGGCCACCGCTGGCATCTGCGTCTACCTCTGCCTTGCCGTTCGCCTCGCTGCGGCTCCTGCGTCTCTAG AGGACGAGAAGGCCCCTGCCTACTGGAACGAGAGAGCCAGGAGGACGCTGGAGTCGGCACTGAACCTGGCACCCGTGACCCGCCGTGCCAAGAACATCATTCTCTTCCTGGGCGATG GCATGGGGATCTCCACCATCTCTGCTGCTCGGATCTACAAGGGGCAGCTGGCGGGCGGGCCCGGCGAGGACAGCCAGCTGGCCATGGAGACCTTCCCCTACGTCGCCCTCGCCAAG ACGTACAACGTGGACCGGCAGGTGCCCGACAGCGCTGGCACCGGCACCGCCTACCTGTGTGGCGTGAAGGCCAACGCCAAAACCCTGGGGGTGAGCGCCGCCGCCGTCTATGGCAAATGCAACACCACGTGGGGCAACGAGGTCTACTCTGTCCTGCACCGGGCCAAGCAGTCGG GCAAGTCGGTGGGCATCGTGACAACCACCCGCGTGCAGCACGCCTCTCCGGGCGCGTCCTACGCCCACGTGGTCAACCGGGAGTGGTACAGCGACGCCGACCTGCCCAAGGAGGCCATCAGGCAGGGCTGCAAAGACATCGCGTACCAGCTGGTGCACAACACAGACATCAAC GTGATTCTGGGCGGTGGGAGGATGTACATGACTCCCCGGAGGACCCCGGACCCCGAGTACCCGACGGACCCAAAGCAGAGCGGGACGAGGAAGGATGGACTCGACCTGGTCGAGAGGTGGCTCAGTGGCAAGGAG GGGGCGCGGTACGTCTGGGACAAGAAAGGCCTGGATGCCGTCGATGAGAACTCCACCGACTACCTCCTGG GTCTCTTTGAGCCCAAGGACATGAAGTACGAGCTGAACCGCGACGCCGGCACAGACCCCTCCATCGTGGAGATGACGGAGAAGGCCATCCGCATCCTGCGCAGGAATCCCCGTGGCTTCTTCCTCTTCGTGGAAG GAGGCAGGATCGACCACGGGCACCACAGCAGCAGGGCCAAGCAGGCGCTGAGCGAAGCCGTCATGCTGGACCGGGCCGTGGCCCGCGCCGCCTGGCTGACCCACGCCTCGGAGACCCTCACCGTGGTGACGGCCGACCACTCGCACGTCTTCAGCTTCGGGGGCAGCACGCCGCGGGGCAACAGCATCTTCG GCCTGGCGCCCAAGAAGGCCGAGGACAAGCGGTCGTACACCAGCATATTGTACGGCAACGGGCCGGGCTACGCCATCGCGAACGGGAGCCGCCCGGATGTAAGCAGCCTGCCCATCG AGGACAAGGATTACCGGCAGCAGGCGGCCGTGCCCCTGGACACCGAGACCCACGCCGGCGAGGACGTGGCCATCATGGCCAAGGGCCCCATGGCCCACCTCTTCCacggggtgcaggagcagaacTACGTCGCCCACGTCCTGGCCTACGCCGGCGGCCTGGAGCCGTACCACACGGGCCCTGAGTGCCTGGCGCCGAGCTGCAGGTCAGGCAGCCCGGGCCTcagccagccccccagcctgctGCTCCTCGCCCTGGGGTTAGCCTCCCTCCTGCTGACAGCCAGACTTTGA